The Candidatus Dependentiae bacterium genome includes a window with the following:
- the rplI gene encoding 50S ribosomal protein L9, giving the protein MKVYLLKNVEKVGMAGEIISVSDGFAANYIIPHKLGVQITSENQSFYEQKKKTVEHRKEVIATETSMLAEKIKSIHVILKRKMANGTKLFGSIAPAEVADLLAEKGVKVAKNQIIFEKPIKEKGSYEVIVKLSSRLQPKIKLTVAPAPE; this is encoded by the coding sequence ATGAAAGTTTATCTATTAAAAAATGTTGAAAAAGTTGGGATGGCTGGCGAAATCATTTCAGTATCTGATGGATTTGCAGCAAACTATATAATCCCGCATAAACTTGGCGTCCAAATTACTTCAGAAAACCAATCGTTTTATGAGCAAAAGAAAAAAACAGTCGAACACCGCAAAGAGGTTATTGCTACCGAAACTTCGATGCTTGCTGAAAAAATTAAATCTATTCATGTAATACTCAAAAGAAAAATGGCCAATGGCACCAAACTTTTTGGCTCTATTGCACCGGCAGAAGTAGCAGATCTTTTAGCAGAAAAAGGTGTGAAGGTCGCAAAAAATCAAATTATTTTTGAAAAGCCAATCAAAGAAAAGGGCAGCTATGAAGTTATCGTTAAGTTGTCTTCACGTTTACAACCAAAAATTAAATTGACGGTTGCTCCGGCACCTGAATAA
- a CDS encoding AAA family ATPase encodes MKKNYTYWTTKQTTIKDTSVSKLFPINIIIITILLIISNAAESCEVKVKSNEERPSLLTPEFLEKLRNRSDKKEVNSDKDAANFNLVNPKPLSAEEKKMSAQERIERKYKGELPIVAKELLIYFSNRQYFIENNIPIINRLFISGPLARKLNFMNTLPQELELPAIYVSAANFVTEDGLETASRVHKVFEAAKNLNKPVLLFINGVDLINSQNQDYMNANKVALDAIINKLDDIEHNKDIFVVIEGRSLEGLNTRMRSRFIGRACELTGDWD; translated from the coding sequence TTGAAAAAAAATTATACTTATTGGACAACTAAACAAACAACCATAAAGGATACCTCTGTGAGTAAGTTGTTTCCAATAAATATTATTATAATAACTATATTGCTTATCATTTCTAATGCCGCTGAATCTTGCGAAGTCAAGGTAAAAAGCAATGAAGAAAGGCCTTCATTACTTACTCCAGAATTTCTTGAGAAATTGCGTAATCGTAGCGACAAAAAAGAAGTTAACTCAGATAAAGATGCAGCAAATTTTAACCTAGTTAATCCGAAACCTCTTTCTGCCGAAGAGAAAAAAATGAGCGCGCAAGAAAGAATTGAAAGAAAATATAAAGGTGAACTTCCAATAGTAGCAAAAGAGCTTCTTATTTATTTTAGTAACCGCCAATATTTTATAGAAAACAATATACCAATTATCAATAGGCTTTTTATTTCTGGTCCATTAGCTAGAAAGCTAAACTTTATGAATACTCTGCCGCAAGAGTTGGAGTTGCCTGCAATTTACGTTTCTGCAGCAAATTTTGTCACAGAAGATGGGCTTGAAACGGCAAGTCGAGTTCACAAAGTATTTGAAGCCGCTAAGAATTTAAATAAACCTGTTCTATTATTTATTAATGGAGTTGATCTCATTAATTCTCAAAACCAAGATTATATGAATGCCAACAAAGTAGCGCTCGATGCGATAATAAACAAATTAGATGATATTGAGCATAATAAAGATATCTTTGTTGTCATAGAGGGTAGAAGCCTGGAGGGGCTTAATACGCGCATGAGAAGCAGATTTATAGGGCGCGCCTGCGAATTGACAGGCGATTGGGATTGA
- the ileS gene encoding isoleucine--tRNA ligase: MVDEKSPVSFKDTLNLPTTTFPIRPNHLVDDPVLLERWQKENLYSKAFKLNEGNEKFILHDGPPYANGHIHLGHAYNKILKDIVSKSQRMAGKHVPVTPGWDCHGLPIEIKVTKENPELHGLPLLQACRAYAQQWIDVQRKEFKQLGVVMDWDHPYLTMNPSYEAETIRAFGTFVADGYMEKKKKTVPWCFHDQTVLATAEIEHKERKDPSIYVRFPLAAESIKKLFPALAGNKINLLIWTTTPWTLPLNRAVLAKPSATYAVIKVGEEYLVVGKSLIEKVMALNNATPQIVAELKGEQLASAQVQHPFIENLRVPIIADDSVSLDDGTAFVHCAPGCGPEDYEVGVKNNLEIFSPISADGKYLPGIEPKELEGMLVTDGQIWVIKKLAELNRMWFKGSIKHNYPHCWRCHNGLIFRATNQWFCNLSHGNLKQKALQAIEKIAFLPERSGNFLRATIEGRLEWCLSRQRSWGVPIPAVLCTQCEHVIITPELVEFVAKGVEKEGIEYWQDLKMHELPFKLKCPKCSSTTFAKEKDILDVWFDSGISHYAVLKENPALRFPADMYLEGIDQHRGWFQSSLLTSLVLEKEAAMKSILTHGFTVDEKGHKMSKSIGNVVSPDEMIKQIGTDGLRLWASSIDYSGDAIVSKELIGNVSEVYRKIRNTCRFLLSNLYDFDAEKDLIPLDEMMVIDHYALEQLYYLNASIRAAYEIADLTAVFHKLSDYCSKELSSFYLDVIKDRLYTEKANGAKRRSAQTACWYILDTLTRLMAPVLSFTAENISDVYQKEKKDSIHLQPFTNLADIWQSMIARTSQSSVQGIDWYPFEGRAQETADAIRKLSFVTESQEQWELLKEIRSAILKAIEEKRAENLIKHSLEARVSVHFNFDEHRNEILNDFFAMLERHHEKIDEFFQEFLIVSQFQVELSPKKLNESDLKGFSLIVEHARGNKCPRCWKWEENNNEYHLCNRCKEVLT, from the coding sequence ATGGTCGACGAAAAATCACCCGTTAGCTTTAAAGATACCCTTAATTTACCGACGACCACATTTCCTATTCGCCCAAATCACCTTGTTGATGATCCGGTACTCCTCGAGCGCTGGCAAAAAGAAAACCTCTACTCAAAAGCTTTTAAGCTCAATGAGGGCAACGAAAAGTTTATTTTGCACGATGGCCCTCCTTATGCAAATGGGCATATTCACTTGGGGCACGCCTACAATAAAATTCTTAAAGATATTGTAAGCAAATCCCAGCGAATGGCTGGCAAACATGTGCCCGTAACTCCAGGATGGGATTGCCATGGTTTACCAATCGAAATTAAAGTTACCAAAGAAAACCCTGAGCTTCATGGGCTTCCTCTCTTGCAAGCATGCCGCGCCTATGCACAGCAATGGATCGACGTGCAACGTAAAGAATTTAAACAACTTGGCGTTGTAATGGATTGGGATCATCCTTATTTAACCATGAATCCTAGTTATGAAGCGGAAACGATTCGCGCATTTGGCACCTTTGTTGCCGATGGGTATATGGAAAAAAAGAAAAAAACTGTACCTTGGTGTTTTCACGATCAAACAGTACTTGCAACTGCTGAAATTGAGCATAAAGAGCGTAAAGATCCTTCAATCTACGTTCGTTTTCCGCTCGCTGCAGAATCGATTAAAAAACTCTTTCCTGCTTTAGCTGGAAACAAAATAAACCTCCTGATTTGGACAACAACTCCTTGGACGCTTCCGCTCAATCGCGCGGTACTTGCAAAACCAAGTGCAACGTACGCCGTAATTAAAGTGGGCGAAGAGTATTTAGTTGTTGGAAAATCGCTTATCGAAAAAGTAATGGCACTTAATAATGCAACACCCCAGATAGTTGCGGAACTTAAAGGGGAGCAACTAGCAAGTGCTCAAGTCCAACATCCATTTATCGAAAATTTACGCGTTCCAATTATTGCTGACGATTCAGTTTCACTTGATGATGGTACTGCATTTGTTCACTGCGCTCCCGGTTGCGGCCCTGAAGATTACGAAGTCGGTGTCAAAAATAACCTTGAGATTTTTAGCCCAATTAGTGCCGATGGTAAATATTTGCCCGGCATTGAGCCTAAAGAACTGGAAGGAATGCTCGTTACCGACGGCCAAATTTGGGTAATAAAAAAATTAGCTGAACTCAACCGTATGTGGTTCAAAGGCTCAATAAAGCATAATTATCCGCATTGCTGGCGCTGCCACAATGGGCTTATTTTCCGCGCAACAAACCAATGGTTTTGCAATTTATCCCATGGCAATTTAAAGCAAAAAGCACTTCAAGCTATTGAAAAAATAGCATTTCTGCCTGAACGCAGCGGTAATTTCCTTCGTGCGACGATTGAAGGGCGCCTTGAATGGTGTTTATCTCGCCAACGCAGTTGGGGCGTGCCAATTCCTGCAGTACTTTGTACGCAATGCGAGCATGTAATAATTACACCTGAATTGGTAGAATTTGTTGCAAAAGGTGTTGAAAAAGAGGGGATTGAATATTGGCAAGATCTTAAAATGCACGAACTGCCTTTTAAGCTTAAATGCCCAAAATGTTCATCAACAACGTTTGCTAAAGAAAAAGATATTCTCGATGTGTGGTTCGATTCTGGCATAAGCCATTATGCAGTATTGAAAGAAAATCCAGCCCTCCGCTTTCCTGCCGATATGTATCTTGAAGGAATTGATCAGCACCGTGGATGGTTCCAGAGTTCATTGCTCACAAGCTTGGTGCTTGAAAAAGAAGCGGCGATGAAAAGTATTTTAACGCACGGATTTACGGTCGATGAAAAGGGGCACAAGATGTCCAAATCGATTGGAAACGTCGTGAGTCCCGATGAGATGATCAAACAAATCGGTACCGATGGATTGCGTTTATGGGCTTCAAGCATCGATTATTCTGGTGATGCGATCGTTTCAAAAGAATTGATCGGCAACGTTTCAGAAGTGTATCGCAAAATTCGCAATACCTGCCGCTTCCTGCTTTCAAATCTTTATGATTTTGATGCAGAAAAAGATTTGATTCCCCTTGATGAAATGATGGTAATCGATCATTATGCGCTTGAGCAACTTTATTATTTAAATGCCTCAATTCGTGCAGCGTATGAAATTGCAGATTTAACCGCCGTGTTTCACAAACTTTCAGATTATTGTTCAAAAGAATTGAGTTCATTCTATCTTGATGTTATCAAAGATCGTTTGTACACCGAGAAAGCCAATGGTGCCAAACGTAGATCAGCGCAAACTGCGTGTTGGTATATTCTTGATACGCTGACGCGTTTAATGGCTCCCGTACTTTCATTTACCGCTGAAAATATTTCCGATGTGTATCAAAAAGAGAAAAAAGATTCGATTCATCTGCAGCCATTCACAAACCTTGCCGATATCTGGCAATCAATGATCGCGCGCACCTCGCAATCGTCGGTTCAAGGAATCGATTGGTATCCTTTTGAAGGGCGTGCACAGGAAACTGCAGACGCAATTCGTAAATTGAGTTTCGTTACCGAATCGCAAGAACAATGGGAATTATTAAAAGAAATTCGCAGCGCAATACTCAAAGCGATTGAAGAAAAACGTGCAGAAAATCTTATTAAACATTCGCTTGAAGCGCGCGTATCGGTCCATTTCAATTTCGACGAACACCGAAATGAAATTCTAAACGATTTTTTTGCAATGCTTGAGCGCCACCATGAAAAGATTGATGAATTTTTTCAAGAATTCTTGATCGTTTCGCAATTTCAGGTAGAGCTTTCGCCAAAGAAATTAAATGAATCTGATTTGAAAGGCTTTTCTCTCATCGTAGAGCATGCACGAGGAAATAAGTGCCCTCGCTGCTGGAAATGGGAAGAGAATAATAACGAGTATCATTTGTGCAATCGCTGTAAAGAAGTTTTGACATAA